One Malassezia restricta chromosome III, complete sequence DNA segment encodes these proteins:
- a CDS encoding RIO kinase 1 — translation MSDLEVDQDEIEERSSLYDTSDDELLEEVDTAPGAVEDADWETARGDFTKQYNRARQMASALQTSSKDTSSALPAVNRARLRQKAAPVPGESISTASEEIAAHPSKSAAQIAALSKFAARIHIEDAYDPSRVAGGSVDGTVPRKTNKLEINRRKDKADRATLQQVLDPRTLLILSKMIRREIISEVNGCISTGKEASVYYAVRPPASPEQGPGSAAIKIYKTSILVFKDRDRYVSGEFRFRHGYSRHNPRKMVRLWAEKEMRNLKRLVNAGIRAPPPIELRDHVLVMEFLGDKDGWSSPRLKDAESLISPEDWPRLYCELLSTMRLMYHRCRLVHADLSEYNILYHEGHLWIIDVSQSVEHDHLHAFDFLREDIAHVDAYFSKHGVETLGLRQTFHFVVKEAARSRGGGVAGLEKLEHGDEQIDAAVLDIKKKHVQANETEESLMKELSRLLDDTRQTAMTTDAESSRAGLSIVGSLVNQMDEEQKNETEESVFRQSYLPRKLDEIYDPERDAAMVRSGQVSSLIYSSVTGLNDLYDTEADPDQATPDYEAAEPDTEDATEDDSDSSKELDPEQRQNQEREERKNHKKQVKEANRERRKTKMPKAEKKRRMKKTTRKK, via the coding sequence ATGTCGGATCTGGAAGTGGACCAGGACGAGATTGAAGAGCGGTCAAGCTTGTATGACACGAGCGACGATGAACTACTAGAAGAAGTCGATACAGCTCCTGGTGCAGTAGAAGATGCTGACTGGGAGACTGCGCGAGGTGACTTTACGAAACAATACAACCGGGCTCGACAGATGGCTTCTGCTTTGCAAACCTCTTCTAAAGacaccagcagcgcattACCTGCCGTGAATCGAGCACGTCTCCGCCAAAAAGCTGCTCCTGTACCTGGAGAAAGTATTTCGACTGCATCGGAAGAAATTGCTGCACATCCCAGCAAATCTGCTGCACAGATTGCTGCTTTGTCCAAATTTGCAGCTCGCATTCATATTGAAGACGCGTATGACCCATCGCGCGTAGCCGGCGGTAGCGTGGATGGTACCGTTCCGCGAAAAACAAATAAACTTGAAATAAATCGGCGTAAGGACAAGGCCGACCGTGCCACGCTCCAGCAAGTGTTGGATCCACGTACGCTCTTAATTCTCTCGAAAATGATACGCCGCGAGATTATTTCAGAAGTAAATGGATGCATCAGCACGGGTAAAGAAGCAAGTGTATACTATGCTGTACGACCGCCTGCCTCACCTGAGCAAGGACCTGGCAGTGCCGCTATTAAAATCTACAAGACAAGTATTCTTGTTTTCAAGGACCGTGATCGGTACGTATCAGGCGAATTCCGATTTCGTCACGGCTACTCTCGCCATAACCCACGAAAGATGGTGCGCCTGTGGGCTGAAAAAGAAATGCGAAATCTGAAACGACTGGTGAATGCCGGCattcgtgcgccgccgcctaTTGAGCTTCGAGATCACGTCCTCGTGATGGAGTTTTTGGGGGATAAAGACGGGTGGTCAAGCCCACGTCTGAAAGACGCAGAAAGTCTGATCTCACCAGAAGACTGGCCAAGGTTGTATTGTGAGCTTCTTTCCACGATGCGACTAATGTATCATCGTTGCCGCCTTGTTCATGCGGACCTAAGTGAGTACAATATCCTGTACCATGAGGGCCATTTGTGGATCATTGATGTGTCACAGTCTGTAGAGCATGATCATTTACATGCTTTTGACTTTTTGCGTGAAGACATTGCGCATGTGGACGCCTACTTCAGCAAACACGGTGTGGAAACACTTGGTCTTCGGCAAACATTCCATTTCGTCGTTAAAGAGGCTGCGAGGTCTCGCGGAGGCGGTGTAGCTGGCCTTGAAAAGCTCGAACATGGTGACGAGCAGATCGATGCCGCCGTTTTAGACATCAAGAAAAAACATGTTCAGGCCAATGAGACCGAGGAATCGCTCATGAAAGAGCTATCTCGTCTTTTGGACGATACAAGGCAAACTGCAATGACGACAGATGCCGAGTCGTCAAGAGCAGGGCTTTCGATCGTTGGTTCTCTCGTGAATCAAATGGACGAAGAGCAAAAAAATGAAACGGAAGAATCTGTATTCCGTCAGAGTTATTTGCCTCGCAAACTCGATGAAATATACGATCCTGAGCGTGATGCAGCGATGGTCCGTTCTGGTCAAGTGAGTAGCCTGATCTATTCCAGTGTGACTGGTCTAAATGACTTGTACGACACTGAGGCAGACCCAGATCAAGCCACACCAGACTACGAAGCGGCGGAACCGGACACGGAAGATGCTACAGAGGACGACTCAGACAGTAGCAAAGAGCTCGACCCTGAACAAAGACAAAATCAAGAACGCGAAGAACGCAAAAACCACAAAAAGCAGGTGAAAGAGGCAAATCGTGAGCGCCGAAAAACCAAGATGCCCAAGGCGGAAAaaaagcgccgcatgaAAAAGACAACTCGCAAAAAATAG
- a CDS encoding V-type H+-transporting ATPase subunit d — MEGLTFNINGGYLEGVVRGYKNSMLTPTNYQALTQCENLEDLRMQLSATDYGNFLANEPSPLATSAIAHRATLKLVSEFEYLRDNATAPLSKFLDYLTYSYMIDNVILLITGTLHGRDTHELLDRCHPLGWFDTLPALCVATNVEELYRTVLVETPLSLYFRDCFSSSDLDDLNIEIIRNKLYKAYLEDFANFCQSIGGPTAESMGELLAFEADRRTINITINSFGTLLSKTERARLFPNMGKLFPGGNNALAKADELDQVKGIVESVPEYRRLFDDNSIAGIGSADITFETIEDKMFEYEVELNRQLTMTQFQYGIFYSWLKLKEQEIRSICWISECIAQNARDRIHDFVPPV, encoded by the exons ATGGAGGGGCTCACGTTTAATATCAATGGCGGCTACTTAGAGGGCGTCGTGAGAGGGTATAAAAACTCAATGCTCACCCCAACAAACTACCAAGCGCTGACGCAGTGCGAAAATCTGGAGGATCTCCGCATGCAATTGTCAGCGACGGATTATGGCAACTTTCTTGCGAATGAGCCATCGCCTCTCGCCACCTCCGCCATTGCTCATCGTGCTACTCTCAAGTTGGTTAGTGAGTTCGAGTACCTTCGCGACAATGCAACTGCGCCTCTGAGCAAGTTCCTTGACTACCTAACTTATTCGTACATGATCGACAATGTTATTCTGCTGATCACCGGTACATTACACGGccgcgacacgcacgagctACTGGACCGGTGTCACCCGCTTGGATGGTTCGACACTCTCCCGGCActgtgcgtcgcgaccAACGTCGAAGAGTTGTATCGCACCGTATTGGTGGAAACACCTCTTTCCTTGTATTTCCGGGACTGCTTTTCGTCGTCAGACCTTGATGATCTGAACATTGAGATTATCCGTAACAAATTATACAAGGCATACCTGGAAGATTTTGCTAATTTCTGCCAGTCTATTGGTGGCCCCACTGCAGAGAGCATGGGCGAACTTCTTGCTTTCGAGGCGGACCGCCGTACGATCAATATAACCATCAACTCGTTTGGTACACTCCTGAGCAAAACAGAACGTGCGCGCCTGTTCCCAAACATGGGAAAGCTGTTTCCCGGCGGTAACAACGCGCTTGCCAAAGCCGATGAGCTCGATCAGGTCAAGGGCATTGTTGAGTCTGTGCCTGAATATCGCCGTCTTTTCGATGACAACAGCATCGCAGGCATTGGATCGGCTGATATTACCTTTGAGACGATCGAAGATAAAATGTTTGAGTACGAGGTTGAGC TCAATCGACAGCTCACCATGACACAGTTCCAGTACGGTATCTTCTATTCGTGGCTCAAGCTCAAAGAGCAAGAAATTCGCTCAATATGTTGGATTTCAGAATGTATTGCCCAGAATGCTAGGG ATCGCATCCATGACTTTGTGCCCCCTGTGTAG
- a CDS encoding histone deacetylase HOS3 — protein MVLIVKLPARRPPKDSGSAPPIQDDSVDTGQVRNPPDGIIRERASAEAKTSELYRSSAHALSTSENITTEWVPVASKLDVLLAPSVLKHRYVRGVDKSNIVERPQRIRAVLLGIAGVYGVSEKLAACSRTHPEHLATMLSNMTMEERESPLRMFKTSRILQMDEPEASLADIHAYANEPAMYSTQTEYQLKSEEEPPTSHLARLSILAAKAPHDPPGALPRSHSANADLSDATSSDGEGDERMHPSEIPEMLPQGDLYLCGPHAQGVSDTSDGGSREAICHALGACVEAVDRVVTGAKADPSVLTSEQIFPTKAGLADIPPVQTKAHIPAKRAFVLSRPPGHHCCGAEPSGFCWVNNVMVAAAHAYRSHAIDRVVILDIDLHHGNGTQALAWRRNSDAAAADAQRHAKLQSMLRNMQRSGTGSSRQAAKAAEAARTPWEKMLYEESLVGPRAQRVFYGSLHDIESFPCENGDPDLIRNASVCLAGAHGQWIWNVHLETHRDDAEFVRLYETKYTQLFEQARRFIHETQAHAQRTLIMISCGFDGCTYEYPGMQRHGKHVPPQFYARFAKDSASLADEVADGKLISVLEGGYSDRALTSGALAHIGGLSEMPWSTDTWTRTQAPWSLDNVSHLQKMSKRVLQRAHRSELASVSRRSTAAQPAWVVRASEHFASFQRVCGTNAQPLEFSSLPSTPRKSLTRGLDLDLATPTRVTPGGHILRDRTIRRTRSHAAMLAHPTPVRSRSHARASAKPMPNAPALPATPRKGEDPANLVPGALPVESAGPTTPIVQSSSIKDEDSSALLDLMDRLHLQEHQAF, from the exons ATGGTGTTGATTGTCAAGCTGCCGGCCAGAAGGCCACCAAAAGACTCTGGGAGCGCGCCACCCATCCAGGATGATTCAGTAGATACAGGCCAGGTAAGGAATCCTCCTGATGGCATTATTCGGGAAAGAGCCTCTGCCGAGGCCAAAACTTCTGAACTGTATCGATCGTCTGCTCATGCTCTCAGCACGTCAGAAAACATTACCACGGAATGGGTGCCTGTGGCGTCCAAACTCGATGTTCTCTTAGCACCTTCTGTATTAAAGCATCGCTATGTGCGTGGTGTGGACAAGTCAAACATTGTCGAGCGACCACAACGTATCCGTGCTGTTCTTCTGGGTATTGCAGGTGTGTACGGTGTGAGCGAAAAACTTGCAGCTTGTTCCCGAACGCATCCAGAACATCTGGCTACAATGTTGTCGAACATGACAATGGAAGAGCGTGAGAGTCCACTGCGTATGTTCAAGACATCTCGCATACTCCAAATGGACGAGCCTGAGGCTTCGCTTGCGGATATCCACGCCTATGCTAATGAGCCTGCGATGTACTCGACACAAACGGAATATCAGCTCAAATCCGAAGAAGAGCCTCCTACCTCACATTTGGCTCGCCTATCAATATTGGCCGCGAAAGCACCACATGATCCGCCTGGAGCTTTGCCCCGATCACACAGTGCGAATGCAGACCTTTCCGATGCAACATCCAGTGATGGGGAAGGCGATGAACGTATGCATCCGAGCGAAATACCTGAAATGTTACCTCAAGGCGATTTGTACCTTTGTGGTCCACATGCACAAGGCGTATCTGATACGAGCGACGGAGGCTCTCGCGAAGCGATATGCCACGCACTGGGCGCTTGCGTTGAAGCAGTGGATCGTGTTGTCACAGGAGCTAAGGCGGATCCGTCTGTACTTACTTCAGAGCAGATTTTCCCTACAAAGGCTGGCCTGGCCGATATACCCCCGGTCCAAACAAAAGCACATATACCAGCCAAGCGGGCCTTTGTCTTGTCACGCCCACCAGGGCACCATTGCTGTGGCGCTGAGCCATCGGGATTCTGTTGGGTAAACAATGTGATGGTcgcagctgcacacgcGTATCGTTCTCATGCTATCGACCGCGTTGTGATTCTCGATATTGACTTGCATCATGGCAACGGTACGCAGGCTTTGGCATGGCGTCGTAATTcagatgctgctgcagctgatGCGCAGCGACACGCCAAGCTCCAATCGATGTTACGGAACATGCAACGCTCAGGCACGGGCAGTTCAAGGCAGGCTGCTAAGGCCGCAGAGGCAGCCAGGACGCCCTGGGAAAAAATGCTATATGAAGAGTCACTTGTGGGGCCTCGTGCTCAACGCGTGTTTTACGGAAGTCTCCATGACATTGAAAGTTTCCCCTGTGAGAACGGGGATCCTGATCTGATCCGGAATGCGAGTGTATGCTTAGCCGGTGCACATGGGCAATGGATTTGGAATG TGCATCTCGAAACGCATCGTGATGATGCCGAATTTGTACGATTGTATGAGACCAAGTATACCCAACTGttcgagcaggcgcgccgaTTCATTCACGAGAcccaagcgcatgcacaaCGCACGCTCATTATGATCTCGTGCGGTTTCGATGGGTGTACCTACGAGTATCCTGGTATGCAGCGACATGGAAAGCATGTCCCACCGCAGTTTTACGCGCGTTTCGCAAAAGACTCTGCCTCACTTGCTGATGAAGTAGCTGATGGTAAACTCATCAGTGTGTTGGAGGGCGGCTACTCGGATCGAGCATTGACGAGCGGTGCTCTGGCACACATCGGTGGTCTCTCGGAGATGCCATGGTCTACCGACACATGGACACGCACTCAAGCGCCATGGAGTCTGGACAATGTGTCGCATCTGCAAAAAATGTCTAAACGAGTTTTGCAACGTGCTCACCGGTCTGAACTTGCCAGTGTAAGCCGTCGCAGCACAGCGGCACAGCCGGCATGGGTGGTCCGTGCATCAGAACACTTTGCATCCTTCCAGCGCGTCTGCGGCACCAACGCACAACCACTAGAATTCAGCAGTTTACCTTCCACACCGCGGAAGTCATTGACGCGTGGGTTGGACTTGGACTTGGCCACACCGACCCGAGTAACGCCAGGCGGACACATTCTGCGCGACCGAACAATACGACGAACGCGCTCTCATGCGGCCATGCTGGCTCATCCAACCCCTGTGCGCTCAAGATCACACGCAAGAGCGTCAGCCAAACCCATGCCAAACGCTCCGGCACTACCAGCTACGCCTCGCAAGGGTGAAGACCCTGCGAACCTTGTGCCCGGTGCTTTACCTGTAGAAAGCGCCGGACCAACTACTCCAATTGTACAGTCTTCATCAATCAAAGACGAGGACTCGAGTGCTTTGCTCGACTTGATGGACCGTCTGCATTTGCAGGAGCATCAGGCTTTCTAA
- a CDS encoding small subunit ribosomal protein S19e: MPNVKDVDAAQFINAYAQHLKRSGKIEMPTWVDIVKTGAFKEQAPYDPDWWYVRAATLARHVYLHKSVGVGALCKLHGGPKNRGFRPSHHSRASASVQRKVLQSLEAIGVVEISSKGGRIISQDGMRDLDRIAVAVLESQREDEEDEDEDEDEDEDEEDDE, from the exons ATGCCGAA CGTTAAggacgtcgatgccgcccAGTTCATCAACGCTTACGCTCAACACTTGAAGCGGTCGG GTAAGATTGAAATGCCTACGTGGGTCGATATTGTAAAGACGGGAGCCTTCAAGGAGCAGGCTCCTTACGACCCAGACTGGTGGTACGTTCGTGCTGCCACGCTGGCTCGCCACGTCTACCTGCACAAGTCGGTCGGTGTCGGTGCGCTCTGCAAGCTCCACGGTGGCCCTAAGAACCGCGGCTTCCGTCCCTCGCACCACAGtcgcgcctcggcctcggtCCAGCGCAAGGTGCTTCAGAGCCTCGAGGCAATTGGTGTGGTTGAGATTAGCTCGAAGGGTGGCCGTATCATCTCGCAGGATGGCATGCGTGACCTCGACCGCATTGCTGTGGCTGTTCTTGAGTCGCAGCGCGAGGATGAGGAggatgaagacgaggatgaggacgaggacgaggacgaggaggacgatgagTAA
- a CDS encoding U2 small nuclear ribonucleoprotein B'': MSTATPNTSLYIKNINTKVKKPELRRQLYSLFGSYGKVLDVVATRADGMRGQAFIVFRDLQSATAALRALDGFEFYEKPLVLEYARTRSKATIVAEHGQEALLRPDLIYKNADGTMISDRVTFSNAQGDAQGLERKRARDGSANATGAHASMPSPTFESTERPTKAPRTDQAPTTTTDTEEKEESDDDDDAMEIGNSDDDQ; the protein is encoded by the exons ATGTCTACGGCGACGCCCAACACATCGCTTTACATTAAAAATATCAATACAAAGGTTAAGAAACCAG AACTTCGTCGTCAGCTATACAGCTTATTCGGCAGTTACGGCAAAGTACTCGATGTCGTCGCCACAAGGGCAGATGGTATGCGTGGACAAGCTTTTATCGTGTTCCGCGACTTACAGAGTGCGACGGCAGCATTAAGGGCGCTAGATGGATTTGAATTTTACGAAAAACCATTG GTCCTGGAATATGCACGAACACGATCCAAGGCTACTATTGTAGCAGAGCATGGCCAAGAGGCCTTGCTACGACCTGATCTAATATACAAAAATGCCGATGGTACAATGATCAGTGATCGCGTAACCTTCTCTAATGCGCAAGGCGATGCGCAGGGCCTCGAAAGGAAACGTGCGCGCGACGGCTCTGCCAATGCCACGGGGGCGCATGCATCTATGCCAAGCCCTACGTTTGAATCTACTGAACGGCCAACCAAAGCACCGCGAACAGATCAGGCGCCTACTACAACTACCGATACGGAGGAAAAGGAGGagagcgacgacgacgatgacg CCATGGAAATCGGCAactcggacgacgaccagTAG
- a CDS encoding RhoGAP and Fes CIP4 domain protein yields the protein MTNEAATTMPRLGISYPPSFSSSFWTYPDYRKGAVVLYSRLQEGLDENETVLMHMQHRVNAEYAYARSLAQGQNVICSSDLLFPGAADRSRSRYDNYSSLTAQAMRETSNLVSSHVAAQHFQVAKELDEIALESFSAWVVAHTERVHGSWRAVDDALAALEAQSLDATKKQSAYETRCQYADEAEDDVRFAPKPHVFGAQKESDSAQEDECNKKSDDPQSQAARTPSATSNSESKKVSQEVLLTVEDGLEKDAEKSKASNQVPLEQKEADAQKLKRRETIRQQFGFKERKRPNTHEQHDLVHPSSERPPQEQQQQHHSRLSSYWNLTKERVQESPALAQVRAAMTGLSEPRHIRLRREADLAEKAYRESVMLHDKLRCEAEEVLFREYKRVQKWEYDRAIALQRVLALWQKIVGRITSKSDASMIMSINPASHIQQLVFDFRTGPFRPAAMVFKPYYHDDMRFQAGTINGGFGMDLITAAKSVALQSHKSALSGQGISLAMPNIPPVLHVLLSALQRSYAESSRWVPPNSALSDAKVNAEKRRIWLYDVPLTKMHELRRELSQFYNSNQSENANESSALDQMLDAVDAPVLAATVKLWLLELHSPLLTFSLWDKIVALYEANHVRISSLSEESNNDALNAIDETHLRGLSEILGHLPKLHLTCLDSLVSHLYKLLKLTSTEDDDDMYLAKLGLSMGRCVLRPDSTLSSLVFSDVPALLFRDLVKNYETLLPPIMQHKVKESDSKGLSPYKVLTLQRHRPALVDERIKRSSLPGLGLPKEALQRRATQLESRHMSTPYVRTLVDTTTANEKATVSRSATLSHMQLISGPLHDTAYISSKQEIKGNVVPAISNRSPEEAPKTDVLSSASVHANRSKETDNIDTIQRKDEYNQNATDVSSAVPELHLQSMPDAKEVDIPRSPMDLEQERKSPSGSPSHGRFSSDASPNATPTTSQTPLRARPGGVRGPRGPRKASK from the coding sequence ATGACAAACGAGGCAGCGACCACAATGCCACGCCTGGGTATATCGTACCCACCTTCGTTTTCTTCCTCATTTTGGACATACCCTGATTACCGCAAAGGAGCGGTAGTATTGTACTCACGACTACAAGAAGGACTGGATGAAAATGAAACTGTTTTAATGCACATGCAGCATCGTGTTAATGCAGAATACGCATATGCACGATCACTAGCTCAAGGTCAAAATGTTATTTGCTCCTCTGATCTGCTTTttcctggcgcagcagaTCGTTCACGCTCGAGATATGACAATTACTCGTCTTTGACTGCACAAGCCATGCGTGAGACATCAAACTTGGTATCGAGCCATGTGGCTGCGCAGCATTTTCAAGTCGCCAAGGAACTTGATGAAATTGCTCTCGAATCTTTTAGTGCATGGGTTGTGGCACATACAGAACGGGTTCATGGTAGCTGGCGAGCTGTGGACGACGCACTCGCGGCTCTAGAAGCTCAGTCACTGGATGCAACGAAAAAGCAGTCTGCCTATGAAACTCGCTGTCAGTATGCCGACGAAGCCGAAGATGATGTGCGATTTGCACCTAAACCACATGTATTTGGTGCGCAAAAAGAGTCTGATTCTGCGCAGGAAGACGAATGTAATAAAAAGTCTGACGATCCCCAATCGCAGGCTGCTCGTACCCCTAGCGCAACGTCAAATTCCGAAAGCAAAAAGGTATCTCAGGAAGTACTTTTGACGGTGGAAGATGGGCTTGAAAAAGACGCTGAAAAGTCAAAAGCATCAAACCAGGTTCCTCTAGAGCAGAAGGAAGCGGATGCACAAAAACTGAAGCGACGTGAAACAATCCGTCAGCAGTTCGGATTTAAGGAGCGAAAACGCCCAAATACGCATGAACAACATGATCTTGTACATCCTTCATCGGAACGTCCGCcgcaggagcagcagcaacagCATCATTCTCGATTGTCTTCTTATTGGAACTTGACTAAAGAACGTGTCCAAGAATCACCTGCATTAGCCCAAGTTCGAGCTGCTATGACAGGACTCTCTGAGCCACGGCATATCCGTTTGCGACGTGAGGCTGATCTGGCCGAAAAGGCTTATCGTGAATCAGTCATGCTACACGACAAGCTGCGATGTGAGGCAGAAGAAGTGCTGTTCCGTGAGTATAAAAGGGTGCAAAAATGGGAATATGACCGCGCTATCGCGTTGCAACGGGTATTGGCTCTTTGGCAAAAAATTGTGGGCCGTATTACTAGTAAATCAGACGCATCGATGATAATGAGTATTAATCCGGCAAGCcacatccagcagcttgtaTTTGATTTCCGCACAGGACCGTTTCGGCCTGCTGCCATGGTGTTTAAACCATACTACCATGATGACATGCGTTTTCAGGCAGGAACAATCAATGGAGGGTTTGGCATGGACTTGATAACAGCTGCGAAGAGTGTGGCGCTGCAATCACATAAATCGGCTCTTTCTGGTCAAGGCATATCTCTAGCGATGCCGAATATACCACCTGTGCTCCATGTCCTTCTCTCGGCATTGCAAAGATCCTATGCTGAATCGTCACGCTGGGTTCCCCCCAACAGCGCATTGTCGGATGCAAAAGTCAATGCAGAAAAACGACGAATTTGGTTGTACGATGTCCCATTGACGAAAATGCACGAACTTCGACGCGAACTGTCGCAGTTTTATAACTCCAATCAAAGTGAGAATGCAAACGAGTCGAGTGCTCTCGATCAAATGCTtgacgccgtcgatgcccCTGTCCTTGCTGCTACGGTGAAACTTTGGCTGCTCGAACTTCATTCACCTTTACTTACGTTTTCTTTGTGGGATAAGATTGTCGCCCTGTATGAGGCGAATCATGTACGAATTTCTTCGCTATCGGAAGAGTCAAACAATGATGCCCTAAATGCAATAGACGAGACCCATTTGCGAGGCTTGTCTGAGATACTAGGCCATCTTCCAAAATTACATCTGACGTGCCTCGATTCTCTTGTGTCGCACCTATACAAACTTTTGAAACTGACTTCAACagaagatgatgatgatatGTATCTCGCCAAGTTGGGCTTGTCAATGGGTCGCTGCGTTCTACGCCCTGACAGTACTCTTTCTTCTCTTGTGTTTTCTGATGTTCCAGCTTTATTGTTTAGGGATTTAGTCAAGAACTATGAGACACTATTGCCGCCCATTATGCAGCACAAGGTGAAGGAGTCGGATTCAAAAGGCCTGAGCCCATACAAGGTATTGACACTTCAAAGGCATCGGCCTGCACTGGTGGATGAAAGGATCAAGCGTAGTTCACTTCCTGGGCTGGGTTTGCCTAAAGAAGCactgcagcgtcgcgcAACGCAGCTCGAGTCTCGTCACATGTCCACCCCATATGTGCGGACACTGGTGGACACTACTACTGCGAATGAAAAGGCGACTGTTTCGCGCTCAGCCACACTGTCACACATGCAGCTTATCTCCGGGCCCCTTCATGATACTGCATACATTTCATCAAAGCAGGAAATCAAAGGGAATGTCGTGCCGGCAATAAGCAATCGGTCTCCTGAAGAAGCACCCAAGACGGATGTTCTCTCAAGCGCGTCTGTTCATGCCAATCGCTCTAAGGAAACTGATAACATCGATACAATACAAAGAAAAGATGAATATAACCAAAATGCTACTGATGTATCATCGGCGGTCCCAGAATTACACTTGCAAAGCATGCCGGACGCAAAAGAGGTCGATATTCCCAGGTCCCCGATGGATCTTGAACAAGAACGCAAATCCCCATCCGGATCACCGTCCCATGGACGTTTTTCCAGTGATGCCTCGCCAAATGCTACTCCGACTACTTCCCAAACACCCCTTCGAGCTCGACCAGGTGGGGTTCGTGGACCCAGAGGCCCGCGAAAAGCATCTAAGTAA